One genomic segment of Erythrolamprus reginae isolate rEryReg1 chromosome 2, rEryReg1.hap1, whole genome shotgun sequence includes these proteins:
- the LRRC58 gene encoding leucine-rich repeat-containing protein 58 encodes MAKEGGQAEAGAGEEGELRPRGAAEHSSRCLVVPPSWLSPAGKLPAGLGEWYPALEVLDVSGTGLSVLGPELLDLAHLHTLLAKNNRLGCRGSLPKGLADAPLGRSLRVLNLSGNRFTHFPASLLGLSRLQSLSLGSNRLQSIPPAIQELSSLEFLYLGGNFITSIPPELANLSSLNYLVLCDNRIQSIPPQLAQLHSLRSLSLHNNLLTYLPREILNLVQLEELSLRGNPLVVRFVRELTYNPPSLQELAGRTIKTRNIPYIASDLPGNLLRYLSLGSNCPNPKCGGVYFDSCVRHIKFVDFCGKYRVPLMHYLCSPECSSPYSSASQSSNSQSESDSEDEAIVAARRMQKVLLG; translated from the exons ATGGCGAAGGAAGGAGGGCAGGCCGAAGCCGGAGCGGGCGAGGAAGGCGAGCTTCGGCCGAGGGGCGCCGCGGAGCACTCCTCCCGGTGCCTGGTGGTCCCCCCGTCCTGGCTGTCCCCGGCGGGGAAGCTGCCCGCGGGACTCGGGGAGTGGTATCCGGCCCTGGAGGTGTTGGACGTGAGCGGGACGGGGCTGTCGGTGCTGGGCCCGGAGCTGCTGGACCTGGCGCATCTGCACACGCTGCTGGCCAAGAACAACCGGTTGGGGTGCCGCGGGTCCCTCCCGAAGGGCCTGGCCGACGCCCCCCTCGGCCGGTCCTTGCGCGTCCTCAACTTGAGCGGCAACCGCTTCACGCACTTCCCCGCCTCGCTCCTGGGCCTCTCCCGCCTCCAGAGCCTCAGCCTGGGGAGCAACCGGCTCCAGAGCATCCCCCCCGCCATCCAGGAGCTCAGCAG tTTAGAATTTTTGTATCTTGGAGGAAATTTCATTACTTCCATTCCACCAGAGTTAGCAAACCTGTCTTCACTAAATTACCTAGTCCTCTGTGATAACAGGATACAGAGTATTCCACCTCAGTTGGCACA GTTACATTCACTTCGCTCTCTTAGTCTCCATAATAACTTACTGACATATCTTCCTCGGGAAATCCTGAATCTAGTTCAGCTTGAAGAACTGAGTTTGCGTGGGAATCCTTTGGTTGTGAGGTTTGTCCGTGAACTGACCTACAATCCTCCAAGCCTCCAAGAACTGGCTGGACGCACTATCAAAACTCGCAATATTCCTTATATTGCTAGTGATCTCCCAGGAAATCTCCTTCGATATTTGAGTCTGGGCAGCAATTGTCCTAATCCTAAGTGTGGAG gAGTCTATTTTGACAGCTGTGTCCGCCATATAAAATTTGTCGACTTCTGTGGGAAGTACCGCGTTCCACTGATGCACTACCTTTGTTCCCCAGAGTGTTCTTCCCCTTACAGTTCTGCATCTCAGAGTTCTAATTCCCAGAGTGAATCTGATTCAGAAGATGAAGCCATTGTTGCTGCACGCAGGATGCAAAAGGTTCTTTTGGGATAA